In the Chlorobium limicola DSM 245 genome, one interval contains:
- a CDS encoding endonuclease/exonuclease/phosphatase family protein has protein sequence MKKSITCILLIYTVLVLHSIKIHAGEQKNDSLLLMWWNVENLFDTHNDPDIDDEEFTPEGRNHWTQKKLALKRLRIKQVLDSINTSPEYRRYPDILAFAETENRTVFAGILKEIGSSPYKTLYIESPDKRGIDIGLAYNPQTVRLISSKFYIVPVGNDKPTRHIIIAGFSAGGHPFRLMLNHWPSRAFDKEWTEQKRITAAKTARHIADSLRRTDATIDLIIMGDFNDEPENRSIKQVLGSSGDAARVRRACSDLLYNCWSGYSGIGSYSYRNNWERIDQILLSCGMLQKKGLSISHNAFRCFYFPNMLAQSANRPYSTYHKGKYKGGYSDHLPLLLKVDIESAKKR, from the coding sequence ATGAAGAAATCCATAACCTGCATCCTCCTCATTTACACTGTTTTAGTTCTTCATTCCATAAAAATCCATGCCGGAGAACAAAAAAACGACTCCCTGCTGCTGATGTGGTGGAACGTTGAAAATCTTTTCGATACTCATAACGACCCTGACATCGATGATGAGGAATTCACTCCGGAAGGCAGAAACCATTGGACGCAAAAAAAACTCGCGCTCAAACGCCTCCGCATAAAACAGGTGCTCGACAGCATCAATACTTCGCCGGAATATAGACGATACCCCGATATTCTTGCCTTTGCAGAGACAGAAAACCGCACGGTTTTTGCTGGCATACTCAAGGAAATCGGCAGCTCCCCCTACAAAACCCTGTATATTGAATCGCCCGACAAACGAGGCATCGATATCGGTCTTGCCTATAACCCTCAAACCGTAAGGCTGATCTCATCGAAATTCTATATCGTGCCTGTCGGAAACGACAAACCGACCCGACACATTATCATTGCAGGTTTTTCTGCAGGAGGACACCCTTTCCGTCTCATGCTCAACCACTGGCCATCCAGAGCCTTCGACAAGGAGTGGACCGAACAAAAACGTATAACGGCAGCAAAAACCGCCCGTCATATCGCAGACAGCCTTCGCCGCACTGATGCAACAATCGACCTCATCATTATGGGCGATTTCAACGATGAACCCGAAAACCGTTCGATCAAACAGGTGCTCGGCTCATCAGGAGATGCTGCAAGGGTCAGAAGAGCCTGCTCCGACCTGCTCTATAACTGCTGGAGCGGCTACTCTGGTATCGGCAGCTACTCTTATCGCAATAACTGGGAACGGATCGATCAGATTCTGCTCTCGTGCGGCATGCTCCAAAAGAAAGGGCTCTCTATATCCCATAACGCTTTCCGTTGTTTTTATTTCCCGAACATGCTCGCCCAATCAGCAAACAGACCGTACTCAACCTACCATAAGGGGAAATACAAGGGCGGATACTCCGATCATCTCCCGCTGCTGCTCAAAGTCGATATTGAATCAGCAAAAAAGCGATAA
- the purC gene encoding phosphoribosylaminoimidazolesuccinocarboxamide synthase: protein MQKTTLLHEGKAKKVFLTGDSDLVIQEFKDDATAFNNKKKGTIADKGVVNNAISCKLFTMLESHGVKTHLVEKLSERDMLCRRLDIIKVEVVVRNIAAGSLVKRYGFAEGTVLDKPIVEFYLKDDDLDDPLMNESHAVALGVATLEELSVLRDRAEAINVVLKEFFAQRKLKLVDFKLEFGRYHNEILLGDEISPDTCRFWDLDTNEKMDKDRFRFDLGGVEDAYGEVQRRVLEQD, encoded by the coding sequence ATGCAAAAGACAACATTGCTTCACGAAGGCAAAGCGAAAAAAGTATTTTTGACGGGAGACAGCGATCTTGTTATACAGGAATTCAAGGACGACGCAACAGCTTTCAACAACAAGAAGAAGGGTACTATAGCCGATAAGGGCGTTGTCAATAACGCCATATCCTGCAAGCTGTTTACCATGCTTGAATCGCACGGCGTAAAGACCCATCTTGTCGAGAAGCTTTCCGAACGTGATATGTTGTGCCGGCGTCTTGACATTATCAAGGTTGAAGTTGTCGTTCGTAATATTGCCGCCGGTTCTTTGGTGAAGCGGTATGGTTTTGCCGAGGGAACGGTTCTCGATAAGCCGATTGTAGAGTTTTACCTTAAAGATGACGATCTTGACGATCCGCTGATGAACGAGTCGCATGCGGTTGCTCTCGGTGTCGCGACTCTCGAAGAGCTTTCTGTGCTCCGGGACAGGGCCGAAGCTATAAATGTGGTGCTGAAAGAGTTTTTCGCCCAGCGAAAACTGAAGCTGGTTGATTTTAAACTGGAATTCGGACGGTACCATAACGAAATACTGCTTGGTGACGAAATAAGCCCTGATACATGCAGGTTCTGGGATCTCGACACCAACGAGAAAATGGACAAAGACCGCTTTCGTTTCGATCTTGGTGGCGTCGAGGATGCATATGGTGAAGTGCAGAGAAGAGTTCTCGAACAAGACTGA
- a CDS encoding DedA family protein: MLDSITVYLQHADPAAIYVFLFCIAFLENVVPPIPGDVPVAFIGYLIHHSRISFFVSVLWASAGSTAGFMLVYLLSRHLGMKLYAEDGSPMQHSLSKSVHRFFPPADMELLRDRFSAHGYLAVLANRFLFGSRAVISVMAGLMHLKPHLVLLAAASSATVWNVLLLYGGLLLGRNWQEIGRYAALYSLPVSLLFLALLFFSVLRFVQERKRRHE; the protein is encoded by the coding sequence ATGCTTGATTCCATAACCGTTTATCTGCAGCACGCGGATCCTGCTGCGATCTATGTTTTTCTTTTCTGCATAGCATTTCTTGAAAACGTAGTACCCCCGATTCCCGGGGATGTTCCCGTAGCGTTCATCGGGTATCTGATCCATCACAGCAGAATTTCTTTTTTTGTTTCGGTCTTGTGGGCCTCGGCGGGTTCGACGGCGGGATTCATGCTGGTATATCTTCTGAGCCGCCATCTCGGGATGAAGCTTTATGCCGAAGATGGTTCGCCCATGCAGCATAGCTTATCCAAAAGCGTGCACCGCTTTTTTCCTCCTGCCGATATGGAGTTGCTGCGAGACCGTTTTTCCGCTCATGGCTATCTTGCCGTACTTGCCAACCGGTTTCTTTTCGGTTCAAGGGCGGTTATTTCGGTAATGGCGGGTTTAATGCATCTGAAACCGCATCTTGTTCTGCTTGCTGCCGCATCAAGCGCAACGGTATGGAATGTACTTCTGCTATACGGAGGGCTTCTGCTTGGCCGGAACTGGCAGGAGATCGGCAGATATGCCGCCTTGTACAGTCTTCCTGTTTCTCTTCTTTTTCTTGCTCTTCTTTTTTTTTCTGTCCTGCGCTTTGTTCAGGAAAGAAAACGGAGGCATGAGTGA
- a CDS encoding transketolase: protein MAKDLALYPADRKGELLELASIDDLKTMARQVRRDIVRMLAMANSGHTGGSLGMADIFTALYFRLISHNPHGFWEHDDEDMVFLSNGHIAPVWYSVLARSGYFPLSELGSLRQINSYLQGHPTSEAKLPGIRIASGSLGQGLSAAAGAALGLRIDGRTSRVFCLMGDGECQEGQIWEGAMSAAHYGLGNLIGIVDYNNQQIDGEVDKVMNIEPFADKWRAFGWNVFSCDGNDIEDVIATIDGIFSMTDRKNPSVVLASTIMGKGVPFFEGSMADGSNWHGKPPSMGDAEKALALLGETVFGDFPV, encoded by the coding sequence ATGGCAAAAGATTTAGCACTGTATCCGGCAGACAGAAAAGGCGAGCTGCTTGAACTCGCCTCGATTGACGATTTGAAAACAATGGCCAGGCAGGTTCGCAGGGACATCGTCAGAATGCTTGCAATGGCCAATTCCGGTCATACAGGCGGCTCGCTCGGTATGGCGGATATTTTCACCGCATTGTATTTCAGGCTCATCAGTCACAACCCGCACGGGTTCTGGGAGCATGACGACGAAGATATGGTTTTTCTTTCCAACGGGCATATTGCCCCTGTATGGTACAGCGTACTTGCCCGTTCAGGATATTTTCCTCTCAGCGAGCTGGGCTCGCTTCGTCAGATCAATTCCTATCTGCAGGGACATCCTACCTCAGAGGCAAAGCTTCCGGGTATAAGGATCGCTTCGGGGTCGCTTGGTCAGGGACTCTCCGCCGCTGCAGGAGCGGCTCTTGGTCTCCGTATAGACGGTCGGACGAGTCGGGTGTTCTGTCTCATGGGCGACGGGGAGTGTCAGGAGGGGCAGATATGGGAAGGGGCCATGAGCGCCGCGCATTACGGTCTTGGCAATCTGATCGGTATCGTCGATTATAATAATCAGCAGATCGACGGGGAGGTTGACAAGGTTATGAATATCGAACCGTTTGCCGATAAATGGAGGGCTTTCGGATGGAACGTTTTCAGTTGTGACGGCAATGACATCGAGGATGTCATCGCGACGATAGACGGCATCTTTTCGATGACCGACCGAAAAAATCCTTCAGTTGTGCTCGCCTCGACCATAATGGGCAAGGGAGTTCCTTTCTTTGAGGGATCTATGGCCGATGGTTCGAACTGGCATGGAAAACCTCCATCTATGGGCGATGCAGAGAAGGCACTCGCTCTTCTTGGCGAAACCGTATTCGGTGATTTTCCGGTCTGA
- the rsmD gene encoding 16S rRNA (guanine(966)-N(2))-methyltransferase RsmD translates to MQIIAGTYRGQKIKSSPSRDIRPCSSRVKKSLFDTLVARVDFEEMVVLDLFAGFGNMGFESLSRGAGFVYFVDRHADALKSMQDTATHLGVSEQVSIVRSDVSVFLQRTAERFDLVFCDPPYSWPDYKTLIERIAGTDILSDDGLMLVEHSANLDFQASPYYLMHKDYGMTRVSFFQHQEGSL, encoded by the coding sequence GTGCAGATTATTGCCGGAACATACAGAGGGCAGAAAATAAAGAGTTCGCCATCACGCGACATTCGGCCATGCAGCAGCAGGGTCAAGAAGTCCTTGTTCGATACTCTTGTCGCTCGAGTTGATTTTGAGGAGATGGTGGTGCTCGATCTTTTTGCCGGTTTCGGCAATATGGGATTTGAATCGTTGAGCCGCGGAGCGGGTTTCGTGTATTTTGTCGATCGTCATGCCGATGCACTGAAGTCCATGCAGGATACAGCAACGCATCTTGGCGTATCCGAGCAGGTCTCTATCGTCCGGTCCGATGTATCGGTATTTCTTCAGCGTACTGCTGAGCGTTTCGATCTTGTGTTCTGTGATCCGCCGTACAGCTGGCCTGATTACAAGACGCTTATCGAACGGATTGCCGGAACGGATATTCTTTCAGACGACGGATTGATGCTTGTGGAGCACAGCGCTAATCTTGATTTTCAAGCCTCTCCGTACTACCTGATGCACAAGGATTACGGGATGACGAGGGTTTCATTTTTTCAGCATCAGGAGGGCAGCTTATGA
- the coaD gene encoding pantetheine-phosphate adenylyltransferase has translation MTQKAIYPGTFDPFTNGHLDVLERALNIFQEVVVVIADNSQKQTLFSVEERLSMIREIIEDYPAVSVEVLHDGLLADYARQKGARAIVRGVRQVKDFEYEFQISLLNRHLYPEVTTVFLMPNVKYTYVASSIIKEVAMLGGDVSKFVHPSVLKSLHGKLDESKQHKPNNI, from the coding sequence ATGACACAGAAAGCCATATATCCGGGCACATTCGATCCCTTTACGAACGGGCATCTCGATGTTCTCGAGCGGGCTCTGAATATTTTTCAGGAGGTAGTGGTAGTCATTGCCGACAACAGCCAGAAACAAACCCTTTTCAGCGTTGAAGAGCGGCTCTCGATGATCCGGGAGATCATCGAGGATTATCCGGCCGTAAGCGTGGAGGTTCTCCATGACGGCCTGCTTGCCGATTATGCCCGTCAGAAAGGAGCCAGGGCAATTGTCCGCGGAGTGCGACAGGTCAAGGATTTCGAGTACGAATTTCAGATATCGCTTCTGAACCGTCATCTCTATCCGGAGGTGACCACGGTGTTTCTGATGCCTAACGTCAAGTACACCTATGTAGCCTCTTCGATTATCAAGGAGGTAGCCATGCTCGGCGGAGACGTTTCGAAATTTGTGCATCCCTCCGTTCTCAAGAGCCTTCATGGAAAACTCGATGAATCAAAACAGCATAAACCTAACAATATATAG
- a CDS encoding pyridoxal phosphate-dependent aminotransferase has product MSTMNVPGQEYLTRRVLSMQESQTMRITGLANKMKAEGKDIVSLSAGEPDFPTPDHVNQAGIDAIKAGFTRYTANSGIPELKKAIQEKFRRDNAIEFQENQIIVSNGGKQTLANTFLALCQEGDEVIVPAPYWVSFPEMVRLAGAEPVILNTTLESDYKITPLQLEAAITPRTKILVLNSPSNPTGAVYSETEVRALMKVLEGRNVFVLSDEMYDMIVYGGVRAFSPARIPEMKDWVIVSNGVSKTYAMTGWRIGFLAGPKWLIDACDKIQSQTTSNPNAIAQKAAVAALIGNQQIVEDRRLEFEKRRDYMYEALNGIPGFRTALPQGAFYIFPSISGVLGKTYNGVVMKDSADVAEYLLKEHHVATVPGDAFGAPENLRLSYAASISELEEAIRRIRKAFQ; this is encoded by the coding sequence ATGTCTACGATGAACGTTCCCGGTCAAGAGTATCTGACCCGCCGGGTACTCAGTATGCAGGAGTCCCAGACCATGCGAATTACCGGCCTGGCGAATAAAATGAAAGCAGAGGGAAAGGATATTGTCAGTCTTTCGGCTGGCGAACCGGATTTTCCTACACCCGATCATGTCAATCAGGCGGGTATCGATGCCATAAAGGCCGGGTTTACCCGTTATACAGCCAATTCCGGTATTCCCGAACTGAAAAAAGCCATCCAGGAAAAATTCCGCAGGGATAACGCTATTGAATTTCAGGAAAACCAGATTATCGTAAGCAACGGAGGCAAGCAGACTCTGGCCAACACCTTTCTTGCACTCTGTCAGGAGGGCGATGAGGTTATCGTACCGGCTCCTTACTGGGTCAGTTTTCCCGAAATGGTAAGGCTTGCCGGTGCGGAACCGGTTATCCTGAACACGACTCTGGAGAGTGACTATAAAATCACTCCGCTCCAGCTCGAAGCGGCCATTACGCCGAGAACGAAAATTCTGGTACTGAATTCTCCATCCAACCCTACCGGTGCCGTTTACAGCGAAACAGAGGTGCGGGCACTCATGAAGGTTCTCGAAGGCCGGAATGTTTTTGTGCTCTCCGATGAGATGTATGATATGATCGTCTACGGCGGCGTTCGCGCTTTCTCGCCGGCCCGTATTCCGGAGATGAAGGATTGGGTTATCGTGAGCAACGGCGTATCGAAGACCTACGCAATGACAGGTTGGAGAATCGGTTTTCTTGCCGGTCCGAAATGGCTGATCGATGCTTGCGACAAGATCCAGTCGCAGACCACTTCGAATCCCAATGCCATTGCCCAGAAAGCTGCGGTGGCCGCATTGATCGGCAATCAGCAGATTGTTGAAGACCGTCGTCTCGAATTCGAAAAGAGGCGTGACTATATGTATGAAGCTCTCAACGGTATTCCCGGATTCAGGACCGCTCTGCCGCAGGGAGCCTTTTATATTTTCCCGTCGATCAGCGGGGTGCTTGGCAAAACCTATAACGGCGTCGTGATGAAAGATTCAGCAGACGTTGCCGAATATCTGCTGAAGGAACACCATGTGGCAACGGTTCCAGGAGATGCTTTCGGGGCTCCCGAAAACCTTCGTCTTTCCTATGCGGCATCGATTTCGGAACTTGAAGAGGCGATAAGGCGTATCAGAAAAGCCTTCCAATAA
- a CDS encoding lysophospholipid acyltransferase family protein: MLKVRRSRLYTLWFGWYSRRQFRRYFNTLRVFMEPGVPEMETGIPVIFYGNHAYWWDGFWSQLCTEEFFRQNLHIIIEHEQLTRHRFFTRLGAFSLDRTNARSALQTLDYAAERLTFPSEQQNALWIFPQGRIEHIDKRPLFFFNGTAGIVSRVLQKSKAIYLVSVVSRIEYLEEQKPELLLSFRAPLLVTGQDFTSSRDLTSRMQQATECHLDELRVKVMTRSLEGGSIVIQGRESVNRKVERFRKLLGMAG, from the coding sequence ATGCTGAAAGTTCGTCGAAGCCGGCTCTATACGTTATGGTTCGGGTGGTATTCGCGCCGGCAGTTCAGGCGGTATTTCAATACACTCCGGGTTTTTATGGAACCCGGAGTACCGGAAATGGAAACAGGCATTCCGGTGATTTTTTATGGCAATCACGCCTACTGGTGGGATGGATTCTGGTCACAACTCTGTACCGAAGAGTTTTTTCGGCAGAATCTTCATATCATCATTGAACATGAGCAGCTTACCCGGCACCGTTTTTTTACCCGTCTCGGAGCATTTTCCCTTGACCGTACCAATGCACGCAGTGCGTTGCAGACTCTTGACTATGCTGCAGAACGCCTGACTTTCCCTTCGGAACAGCAGAATGCCCTCTGGATCTTTCCCCAGGGTCGGATCGAACATATTGATAAACGGCCTCTTTTTTTCTTTAATGGAACTGCCGGGATCGTTTCCCGTGTTCTTCAGAAAAGTAAAGCGATTTACCTTGTTTCAGTTGTCAGCAGGATTGAATATCTTGAGGAACAAAAACCTGAATTGCTTCTTTCGTTCAGGGCTCCGCTACTTGTGACAGGGCAGGATTTTACCTCTTCCCGTGATCTTACTTCCAGGATGCAGCAGGCAACGGAATGTCACCTGGATGAATTGAGGGTTAAGGTTATGACCCGTTCGCTGGAAGGCGGATCCATTGTGATTCAAGGGAGAGAGTCAGTCAACAGAAAGGTCGAGCGGTTCAGAAAACTGCTCGGTATGGCCGGATAG
- a CDS encoding PSP1 domain-containing protein, translating to MSNVICSCLLGDNAKVRLRLSQLLHSEIEDIYGKISDDEDNRPICEIELQGCRREFFDNPDSLPLAVGQQVIVATDGGYDYGVVYSTGRIALKKLKLKGLDKPGSERLEILRLADEQDMLVISELKRRKEEIRETCLGKVKKHDLDLKLVDVELRMDQQKLSVYYTSSHRVDFRSLVRDLAGEFKARIQMVQITTREEARRANSFGPCGCLLCCSSWLPKIHANPFAEKSPFVEGANSDSHAFNITGICNRQKCCLGYSKHERSHSGGVALPASVPPAGSKVTTPFGDAVVESIDPQKKLVWLRYVRNDQKRKIPFEKCGILVVKK from the coding sequence ATGAGTAATGTTATCTGCAGCTGCCTGCTTGGTGACAATGCAAAAGTAAGGCTCAGGTTGTCTCAGCTGCTGCACAGTGAGATCGAAGATATTTACGGTAAAATTTCTGATGATGAAGATAATCGACCCATTTGCGAGATCGAGCTTCAGGGTTGCCGGAGGGAGTTCTTTGACAATCCGGATTCATTGCCTCTTGCCGTAGGGCAACAGGTTATCGTGGCTACTGATGGCGGTTATGATTACGGTGTCGTTTATTCAACCGGTCGTATTGCTTTGAAAAAGCTGAAACTTAAAGGGCTTGATAAACCGGGTTCGGAGCGTCTTGAAATACTCCGTCTTGCCGATGAACAGGATATGCTGGTTATATCGGAACTCAAGCGTCGCAAGGAGGAAATTCGTGAAACATGCCTCGGCAAGGTAAAAAAGCATGATCTCGATCTGAAGCTTGTCGATGTTGAACTCCGTATGGATCAGCAGAAACTTTCGGTTTATTATACATCTTCGCATCGGGTCGACTTTCGTTCTCTGGTACGTGACCTTGCAGGGGAGTTCAAGGCCAGAATTCAGATGGTGCAGATTACGACACGAGAGGAGGCCCGCCGGGCAAATTCCTTCGGCCCCTGCGGATGTCTTTTGTGTTGTTCAAGCTGGCTCCCGAAAATCCATGCAAATCCTTTCGCTGAAAAGTCGCCGTTTGTCGAGGGAGCGAACAGCGACAGTCATGCATTCAATATCACCGGAATCTGTAACCGTCAGAAATGCTGTCTTGGCTATTCCAAACATGAACGTTCCCACTCGGGCGGGGTAGCTCTTCCGGCTTCTGTCCCTCCGGCCGGAAGCAAGGTTACCACTCCTTTCGGAGATGCGGTGGTCGAAAGCATAGATCCTCAGAAAAAGCTCGTTTGGCTGCGTTACGTTCGGAACGACCAGAAGCGAAAAATCCCGTTCGAGAAATGCGGTATTCTTGTTGTAAAAAAATAA
- the metG gene encoding methionine--tRNA ligase: MQHVTRTLVTTALPYANGPVHLGHLAGVYLPADIYVRYKRMKGEDVIHIGGSDEHGVPITITAEKEGISPQDVVDRYHRMNSEAFRKCGISFDYYGRTSSQGHHDTAKEFFLEIERKGIFRRKTEKLFFDAKAERFLSDRYVTGTCPICNNPEANGDQCEQCGTHLSPTELLNPKSKLSDATPELRDTMHWYFPLGRFQEALEAYVASHEHDWRPNVVNYTRTWLKQGLNDRAITRDLSWGIQVPLDDPEACGKVLYVWFDAVLGYISFTRQWAAEAGDESLWRAYWQDPESRVVNFIGKDNVVFHTLMFPAILMAWNEGRQSGIYNLADNVPASEFMNFEGRKFSKSRNYAVYLGEFLEKFPADTLRYSIAMNYPENKDTDFSWQDFQNRTNGELADTLGNFIKRSVDFTNSRFDGVVPFSCTDDDWNVLGIDWSQTIEKLDQAYEQFHIRETASLGMDIARSANRFLTESEPWKVIKTDREAAAKTMALSLNLCYALAITLYPVIPETAGRIYAMLGFEGSIDARIKRGVSAIEELLAPQLHKGHRIRKESEILFTKIEDADIEPELKKIEKLLADAEKLEAAALSQEMTFKPEISFDDFLKVDLRVATVLGAEKVKKAGKLLKLQLKVGTEARQVLAGIAQFYSPEEMVGKQVVLVANLAERTIRGEISQGMILAVEGADGRLCVVEPVGDEINGQQIQ; this comes from the coding sequence ATGCAGCACGTTACAAGAACTCTCGTTACAACGGCGCTTCCATACGCCAACGGTCCGGTGCATCTGGGTCATCTTGCCGGTGTATATCTGCCGGCGGACATTTATGTCCGGTACAAAAGGATGAAAGGGGAGGATGTCATACACATCGGAGGCTCCGATGAACACGGCGTTCCGATTACCATTACAGCCGAAAAAGAGGGTATTTCTCCCCAGGATGTCGTTGACCGCTATCATCGGATGAATAGCGAAGCATTCCGTAAATGCGGCATCTCGTTCGATTACTACGGAAGAACCTCTTCTCAAGGCCATCACGATACGGCAAAGGAGTTTTTTCTCGAGATCGAGAGAAAGGGGATTTTCCGAAGAAAAACCGAAAAGCTTTTTTTTGATGCGAAAGCCGAGCGTTTTCTTTCAGACCGCTACGTTACCGGTACTTGTCCGATCTGCAATAATCCCGAAGCGAACGGCGACCAGTGCGAACAGTGCGGCACACACCTGAGCCCTACGGAACTTCTGAACCCAAAAAGCAAACTTTCCGATGCTACGCCGGAGCTGCGCGATACCATGCACTGGTATTTTCCTCTCGGACGATTTCAGGAGGCGCTTGAAGCCTACGTCGCTTCCCATGAGCATGACTGGCGTCCCAATGTCGTGAATTACACCCGTACCTGGCTTAAACAGGGCCTCAACGACCGGGCGATAACCAGAGATCTCAGCTGGGGGATCCAGGTGCCTCTCGACGATCCGGAAGCCTGCGGCAAGGTGCTCTATGTATGGTTCGATGCGGTACTCGGTTATATCTCTTTTACCCGTCAGTGGGCGGCTGAGGCGGGCGATGAAAGCCTCTGGAGAGCGTATTGGCAGGATCCGGAATCGAGGGTCGTCAATTTTATCGGAAAGGACAACGTAGTGTTTCATACCCTTATGTTTCCGGCTATTCTGATGGCCTGGAACGAGGGGAGGCAGTCGGGCATCTATAATTTAGCCGATAATGTGCCGGCTTCCGAATTCATGAATTTTGAAGGCAGGAAATTCTCGAAATCACGCAACTATGCGGTCTATCTCGGTGAGTTCCTTGAAAAATTTCCGGCAGATACCCTGCGTTACAGCATTGCCATGAACTATCCTGAAAACAAGGATACCGATTTCAGCTGGCAGGATTTTCAGAACAGAACCAACGGCGAACTTGCCGATACACTCGGCAATTTCATCAAACGTTCGGTTGATTTTACCAATTCACGTTTTGATGGCGTTGTGCCGTTCAGCTGTACGGACGATGACTGGAATGTGCTTGGTATCGACTGGAGCCAGACCATTGAAAAGCTTGATCAGGCTTACGAGCAGTTTCATATCAGGGAAACCGCATCACTCGGTATGGATATTGCGAGATCGGCAAACCGCTTTCTCACCGAATCTGAACCATGGAAAGTCATTAAAACAGACCGTGAGGCTGCCGCTAAAACCATGGCCCTCTCTCTCAATCTCTGCTATGCTCTTGCGATAACGCTCTATCCGGTAATTCCGGAAACGGCAGGCAGGATTTACGCTATGCTTGGTTTTGAGGGCTCTATCGATGCCCGTATAAAGCGTGGCGTTTCAGCGATTGAAGAACTTCTTGCTCCGCAGCTGCATAAAGGTCACCGTATCAGGAAAGAATCGGAAATCCTCTTTACCAAGATCGAGGACGCAGATATTGAGCCTGAACTGAAGAAAATAGAAAAACTGCTTGCCGATGCCGAAAAGCTGGAAGCAGCTGCTCTTTCTCAAGAAATGACTTTCAAACCGGAAATCAGCTTTGATGATTTTCTCAAAGTGGACCTGCGAGTCGCTACGGTGCTCGGTGCCGAGAAAGTGAAAAAAGCCGGCAAGCTGCTCAAACTGCAGCTCAAGGTCGGTACTGAGGCTCGCCAGGTACTTGCCGGCATAGCACAGTTCTATTCGCCTGAGGAAATGGTCGGAAAACAGGTCGTGCTTGTTGCCAATCTTGCCGAACGGACCATTAGGGGGGAGATTTCTCAGGGTATGATTCTTGCCGTAGAGGGAGCGGATGGCCGCCTTTGCGTCGTTGAACCGGTGGGTGATGAAATAAATGGTCAGCAGATACAATAA
- a CDS encoding caspase family protein: MAKKALCVGINRFRHYPSASLNGCVNDAKEMKNLLTTYFGFSKNNVATLTNANATKKRIIEKLQAMVDGAIAGKYDYLVFSFSSHGTQVPDTGGDETDNADEAFCPYDLAQDGDIWHADHIITDDELNSLFAALPAHVTLEVYLDTCHSGTGLRAVDLLLDRKPRYMPPPSLNAFLQVERLRTRVPGNLLRSDESVRHILWSGCKADQTSADAHIEGSWHGAFTYFLCREIRSSNNGLTREELLHKVKVNLKNGHYTQIPQLECDNTKKSGISGS; the protein is encoded by the coding sequence ATGGCAAAAAAAGCATTATGTGTCGGCATAAACCGATTCAGACATTATCCCTCTGCTTCACTGAACGGCTGTGTCAACGATGCGAAAGAGATGAAAAATCTGTTGACGACCTATTTTGGCTTCAGCAAGAACAACGTAGCTACACTGACAAATGCAAACGCTACAAAAAAAAGAATCATTGAAAAATTGCAGGCCATGGTGGATGGTGCCATTGCGGGAAAGTATGATTACCTTGTTTTCAGTTTTTCCAGTCACGGGACTCAGGTGCCCGATACAGGAGGCGATGAAACAGATAACGCCGACGAAGCTTTCTGCCCATACGATCTCGCACAGGATGGCGACATATGGCATGCTGATCATATCATCACCGATGATGAACTCAACAGCCTTTTTGCAGCACTACCCGCTCATGTCACCCTGGAAGTATACCTCGATACCTGCCACAGCGGAACCGGTCTGAGAGCTGTAGATCTGCTGCTCGACCGCAAACCGCGGTATATGCCCCCGCCATCGCTGAACGCCTTCCTGCAGGTCGAAAGGCTCAGAACCAGAGTCCCTGGCAACTTGCTGCGCAGCGACGAATCAGTCAGACACATCCTCTGGTCGGGGTGCAAGGCCGATCAGACCAGTGCCGATGCCCATATTGAAGGGAGTTGGCATGGAGCATTCACCTACTTTCTCTGCAGGGAAATCCGTTCTTCGAACAATGGCCTGACAAGAGAAGAACTGCTGCATAAAGTAAAGGTCAACCTCAAAAACGGGCACTATACCCAGATACCGCAACTTGAGTGCGACAATACCAAAAAAAGCGGTATCAGCGGAAGCTGA